Proteins encoded within one genomic window of Haematobia irritans isolate KBUSLIRL chromosome 5, ASM5000362v1, whole genome shotgun sequence:
- the LOC142238526 gene encoding beta-glucuronidase isoform X2, protein MGWGIRSFFKCLCQISTKKKALVILNKEITPSVGMLYPRESETREVRSLDGLWNFVKSDPTNPTQGVRDRWFADDLSRVQETIPMPVPASYNDITTENDLRDHVGTVWYDRKFFVPRSWADKQRVWLRFGSVHYEAFVYVNGEMAVRHEMGHLPFEAEITNFVKFGEENRITVMCDNALIQTTVPQGKITEVARDNGVAIVQTYSFDFFNYAGIHRSVHLYTTPLTYIEEMEITTDLSKDNSVGFVSYKVKTNGTASNEAENNLYVRIQLRNKEGVIVANETSNNELKGVLEVQKVMPWWPYLMHPEPGYLYQLEVFLHGVDNVLHDVYRIKVGIRTLSWNNTSFLINGKPVYFRGFGRHEDSDIRGKGLDLALMTRDFNLLKWIGANAYRTSHYPYSEESMQFADENGIMIIDECPSVDTENFKQELLDKHKSSMEQLIHRDRNHPSVVMWSIANEPRTNQLNAGSYFQYVANYTRELDPSRPVTAAIAVPSSDDKAAKYLDIISFNRYNGWYSNPGRLDMITKRVIDEATTWHKKHNKPVLMSEYGADTVEGLHLLPSYVWSEEYQSQLFSRHFKAFDQLRKESWFIGEFVWNFADFKTAQTVTRVGGNKKGIFTRNRQPKAVAHLLRQRYFALGREVDQCNFPEDLFTYIADVGQSRNAKHDNTDL, encoded by the exons CACTGGTAATATTAAATAAAGAGATTACACCAAGCGTCGGTATGCTATATCCAAGAGAATCAGAGACCCGCGAGGTTCGCTCCCTAGATGGATTatggaattttgtaaaatcggATCCCACCAATCCCACGCAAGGTGTACGGGACAGATGGTTTGCCGATGACCTAAGTCGTGTGCAGGAAACTATTCCAATGCCTGTTCCGGCCAGTTATAATGATATAACCACCGAAAATGATCTGAGAGATCATGTGGGGACTGTATGGTATgatcgaaaattttttgtgcCACGTTCGTGGGCAGATAAACAGAGAGTATGGTTGCGATTTGGTAGTGTTCACTACGAGGCATTTGTG TATGTTAATGGCGAAATGGCGGTACGCCATGAAATGGGTCACTTACCATTTGAAGCAGAGATAacgaattttgtgaaatttggcGAAGAGAACCGTATAACGGTAATGTGTGATAATGCCCTTATACAAACCACTGTGCCTCAGGGTAAAATTACCGAAGTAGCCAG AGATAATGGCGTTGCGATAGTACAAACATATTCATTTGATTTCTTCAATTATGCTGGTATTCACCGATCTGTGCATTTATATACAACACCCTTGACATATATTGAAGAAATGGAAATAACCACAGACTTGTCAAAGGATAATAGTG TTGGATTTGTCTCGTACAAAGTCAAAACTAATGGTACTGCCTCAAACGAAgctgaaaataatttatatgtgCGTATTCAACTCCGCAATAAAGAAGGCGTAATTGTGGCCAATGAAACGTCCAATAATGAACTTAAGGGAGTTTTAGAAGTTCAAAAGGTTATGCCTTGGTGGCCGTATCTTATGCATCCTGAACCTGGTTATCTGTATCAGCTGGAAGTATttttacatggtgttgataatgTACTTCACGATGTCTATCGCATAAAAGTGGGTATAAGAACGTTAAGTTGGAATAATACCTCGTTCTTGATTAATGGCAAACCAGTGTATTTCCGGGGTTTTGGCCGACATGAAGATTCCGAT ATCCGTGGAAAAGGCTTAGATTTGGCTTTGATGACACGAGATTTTAATCTACTGAAATGGATTGGTGCTAATGCTTATCGTACTTCCCATTATCCTTATTCCGAAGAATCAATGCAATTTGCCGATGAGAATGGTATCATGATAATCGACGAATGTCCCAGTGTTGATACAGA AAATTTCAAACAGGAGTTATTGGACAAGCACAAATCATCTATGGAACAATTAATCCATAGAGATCGCAATCATCCCAGTGTTGTTATGTGGTCCATAGCCAATGAACCTCGAACAAATCAATTGAATGCTGGTTCATATTTCCA ATATGTAGCCAACTATACCAGGGAACTGGATCCTTCCCGGCCGGTTACTGCTGCCATAGCCGTGCCTTCATCAGATGATAAAGCT gcCAAATATTTAGATATAATTAGTTTTAATCGCTACAATGGCTGGTACAGTAATCCTGGACGGTTGGACATGATTACGAAACGTGTTATTGATGAGGCCACCACATGGCACAAAAAGCACAATAAACCAGTCCTAATGTCGGAATATGGTGCCGATACAGTTGAAGGACTACATTTG TTACCCTCATATGTCTGGTCCGAGGAGTATCAATCGCAATTGTTTTCCCGTCACTTTAAAGCATTTGATCAGCTGCGCAAAGAATCTTGGTTTATAGGAGAATTTGTGTGGAATTTTGCCGATTTCAAAACGGCTCAAA CGGTAACCCGTGTTGGAGGTAATAAAAAGGGTATCTTCACCCGCAATCGACAACCCAAGGCTGTGGCCCATCTATTACGCCAACGCTATTTTGCTTTGGGCCGTGAAGTGGATCAATGCAATTTCCCCGAAGATCTTTTCACTTACATTGCCGATGTGGGTCAATCGCGTAATGCCAAACACGATAATACCGATTTATAA
- the LOC142238526 gene encoding beta-glucuronidase isoform X1, whose product MGWGIRSFFKCLCQISTKKKALSLIAMGVIGFCIHYAIALVILNKEITPSVGMLYPRESETREVRSLDGLWNFVKSDPTNPTQGVRDRWFADDLSRVQETIPMPVPASYNDITTENDLRDHVGTVWYDRKFFVPRSWADKQRVWLRFGSVHYEAFVYVNGEMAVRHEMGHLPFEAEITNFVKFGEENRITVMCDNALIQTTVPQGKITEVARDNGVAIVQTYSFDFFNYAGIHRSVHLYTTPLTYIEEMEITTDLSKDNSVGFVSYKVKTNGTASNEAENNLYVRIQLRNKEGVIVANETSNNELKGVLEVQKVMPWWPYLMHPEPGYLYQLEVFLHGVDNVLHDVYRIKVGIRTLSWNNTSFLINGKPVYFRGFGRHEDSDIRGKGLDLALMTRDFNLLKWIGANAYRTSHYPYSEESMQFADENGIMIIDECPSVDTENFKQELLDKHKSSMEQLIHRDRNHPSVVMWSIANEPRTNQLNAGSYFQYVANYTRELDPSRPVTAAIAVPSSDDKAAKYLDIISFNRYNGWYSNPGRLDMITKRVIDEATTWHKKHNKPVLMSEYGADTVEGLHLLPSYVWSEEYQSQLFSRHFKAFDQLRKESWFIGEFVWNFADFKTAQTVTRVGGNKKGIFTRNRQPKAVAHLLRQRYFALGREVDQCNFPEDLFTYIADVGQSRNAKHDNTDL is encoded by the exons cattatcatTGATTGCCATGGGCGTTATTGGTTTTTGCATCCACTATGCCATAGCACTGGTAATATTAAATAAAGAGATTACACCAAGCGTCGGTATGCTATATCCAAGAGAATCAGAGACCCGCGAGGTTCGCTCCCTAGATGGATTatggaattttgtaaaatcggATCCCACCAATCCCACGCAAGGTGTACGGGACAGATGGTTTGCCGATGACCTAAGTCGTGTGCAGGAAACTATTCCAATGCCTGTTCCGGCCAGTTATAATGATATAACCACCGAAAATGATCTGAGAGATCATGTGGGGACTGTATGGTATgatcgaaaattttttgtgcCACGTTCGTGGGCAGATAAACAGAGAGTATGGTTGCGATTTGGTAGTGTTCACTACGAGGCATTTGTG TATGTTAATGGCGAAATGGCGGTACGCCATGAAATGGGTCACTTACCATTTGAAGCAGAGATAacgaattttgtgaaatttggcGAAGAGAACCGTATAACGGTAATGTGTGATAATGCCCTTATACAAACCACTGTGCCTCAGGGTAAAATTACCGAAGTAGCCAG AGATAATGGCGTTGCGATAGTACAAACATATTCATTTGATTTCTTCAATTATGCTGGTATTCACCGATCTGTGCATTTATATACAACACCCTTGACATATATTGAAGAAATGGAAATAACCACAGACTTGTCAAAGGATAATAGTG TTGGATTTGTCTCGTACAAAGTCAAAACTAATGGTACTGCCTCAAACGAAgctgaaaataatttatatgtgCGTATTCAACTCCGCAATAAAGAAGGCGTAATTGTGGCCAATGAAACGTCCAATAATGAACTTAAGGGAGTTTTAGAAGTTCAAAAGGTTATGCCTTGGTGGCCGTATCTTATGCATCCTGAACCTGGTTATCTGTATCAGCTGGAAGTATttttacatggtgttgataatgTACTTCACGATGTCTATCGCATAAAAGTGGGTATAAGAACGTTAAGTTGGAATAATACCTCGTTCTTGATTAATGGCAAACCAGTGTATTTCCGGGGTTTTGGCCGACATGAAGATTCCGAT ATCCGTGGAAAAGGCTTAGATTTGGCTTTGATGACACGAGATTTTAATCTACTGAAATGGATTGGTGCTAATGCTTATCGTACTTCCCATTATCCTTATTCCGAAGAATCAATGCAATTTGCCGATGAGAATGGTATCATGATAATCGACGAATGTCCCAGTGTTGATACAGA AAATTTCAAACAGGAGTTATTGGACAAGCACAAATCATCTATGGAACAATTAATCCATAGAGATCGCAATCATCCCAGTGTTGTTATGTGGTCCATAGCCAATGAACCTCGAACAAATCAATTGAATGCTGGTTCATATTTCCA ATATGTAGCCAACTATACCAGGGAACTGGATCCTTCCCGGCCGGTTACTGCTGCCATAGCCGTGCCTTCATCAGATGATAAAGCT gcCAAATATTTAGATATAATTAGTTTTAATCGCTACAATGGCTGGTACAGTAATCCTGGACGGTTGGACATGATTACGAAACGTGTTATTGATGAGGCCACCACATGGCACAAAAAGCACAATAAACCAGTCCTAATGTCGGAATATGGTGCCGATACAGTTGAAGGACTACATTTG TTACCCTCATATGTCTGGTCCGAGGAGTATCAATCGCAATTGTTTTCCCGTCACTTTAAAGCATTTGATCAGCTGCGCAAAGAATCTTGGTTTATAGGAGAATTTGTGTGGAATTTTGCCGATTTCAAAACGGCTCAAA CGGTAACCCGTGTTGGAGGTAATAAAAAGGGTATCTTCACCCGCAATCGACAACCCAAGGCTGTGGCCCATCTATTACGCCAACGCTATTTTGCTTTGGGCCGTGAAGTGGATCAATGCAATTTCCCCGAAGATCTTTTCACTTACATTGCCGATGTGGGTCAATCGCGTAATGCCAAACACGATAATACCGATTTATAA
- the LOC142238526 gene encoding beta-glucuronidase isoform X3, translated as MGVIGFCIHYAIALVILNKEITPSVGMLYPRESETREVRSLDGLWNFVKSDPTNPTQGVRDRWFADDLSRVQETIPMPVPASYNDITTENDLRDHVGTVWYDRKFFVPRSWADKQRVWLRFGSVHYEAFVYVNGEMAVRHEMGHLPFEAEITNFVKFGEENRITVMCDNALIQTTVPQGKITEVARDNGVAIVQTYSFDFFNYAGIHRSVHLYTTPLTYIEEMEITTDLSKDNSVGFVSYKVKTNGTASNEAENNLYVRIQLRNKEGVIVANETSNNELKGVLEVQKVMPWWPYLMHPEPGYLYQLEVFLHGVDNVLHDVYRIKVGIRTLSWNNTSFLINGKPVYFRGFGRHEDSDIRGKGLDLALMTRDFNLLKWIGANAYRTSHYPYSEESMQFADENGIMIIDECPSVDTENFKQELLDKHKSSMEQLIHRDRNHPSVVMWSIANEPRTNQLNAGSYFQYVANYTRELDPSRPVTAAIAVPSSDDKAAKYLDIISFNRYNGWYSNPGRLDMITKRVIDEATTWHKKHNKPVLMSEYGADTVEGLHLLPSYVWSEEYQSQLFSRHFKAFDQLRKESWFIGEFVWNFADFKTAQTVTRVGGNKKGIFTRNRQPKAVAHLLRQRYFALGREVDQCNFPEDLFTYIADVGQSRNAKHDNTDL; from the exons ATGGGCGTTATTGGTTTTTGCATCCACTATGCCATAGCACTGGTAATATTAAATAAAGAGATTACACCAAGCGTCGGTATGCTATATCCAAGAGAATCAGAGACCCGCGAGGTTCGCTCCCTAGATGGATTatggaattttgtaaaatcggATCCCACCAATCCCACGCAAGGTGTACGGGACAGATGGTTTGCCGATGACCTAAGTCGTGTGCAGGAAACTATTCCAATGCCTGTTCCGGCCAGTTATAATGATATAACCACCGAAAATGATCTGAGAGATCATGTGGGGACTGTATGGTATgatcgaaaattttttgtgcCACGTTCGTGGGCAGATAAACAGAGAGTATGGTTGCGATTTGGTAGTGTTCACTACGAGGCATTTGTG TATGTTAATGGCGAAATGGCGGTACGCCATGAAATGGGTCACTTACCATTTGAAGCAGAGATAacgaattttgtgaaatttggcGAAGAGAACCGTATAACGGTAATGTGTGATAATGCCCTTATACAAACCACTGTGCCTCAGGGTAAAATTACCGAAGTAGCCAG AGATAATGGCGTTGCGATAGTACAAACATATTCATTTGATTTCTTCAATTATGCTGGTATTCACCGATCTGTGCATTTATATACAACACCCTTGACATATATTGAAGAAATGGAAATAACCACAGACTTGTCAAAGGATAATAGTG TTGGATTTGTCTCGTACAAAGTCAAAACTAATGGTACTGCCTCAAACGAAgctgaaaataatttatatgtgCGTATTCAACTCCGCAATAAAGAAGGCGTAATTGTGGCCAATGAAACGTCCAATAATGAACTTAAGGGAGTTTTAGAAGTTCAAAAGGTTATGCCTTGGTGGCCGTATCTTATGCATCCTGAACCTGGTTATCTGTATCAGCTGGAAGTATttttacatggtgttgataatgTACTTCACGATGTCTATCGCATAAAAGTGGGTATAAGAACGTTAAGTTGGAATAATACCTCGTTCTTGATTAATGGCAAACCAGTGTATTTCCGGGGTTTTGGCCGACATGAAGATTCCGAT ATCCGTGGAAAAGGCTTAGATTTGGCTTTGATGACACGAGATTTTAATCTACTGAAATGGATTGGTGCTAATGCTTATCGTACTTCCCATTATCCTTATTCCGAAGAATCAATGCAATTTGCCGATGAGAATGGTATCATGATAATCGACGAATGTCCCAGTGTTGATACAGA AAATTTCAAACAGGAGTTATTGGACAAGCACAAATCATCTATGGAACAATTAATCCATAGAGATCGCAATCATCCCAGTGTTGTTATGTGGTCCATAGCCAATGAACCTCGAACAAATCAATTGAATGCTGGTTCATATTTCCA ATATGTAGCCAACTATACCAGGGAACTGGATCCTTCCCGGCCGGTTACTGCTGCCATAGCCGTGCCTTCATCAGATGATAAAGCT gcCAAATATTTAGATATAATTAGTTTTAATCGCTACAATGGCTGGTACAGTAATCCTGGACGGTTGGACATGATTACGAAACGTGTTATTGATGAGGCCACCACATGGCACAAAAAGCACAATAAACCAGTCCTAATGTCGGAATATGGTGCCGATACAGTTGAAGGACTACATTTG TTACCCTCATATGTCTGGTCCGAGGAGTATCAATCGCAATTGTTTTCCCGTCACTTTAAAGCATTTGATCAGCTGCGCAAAGAATCTTGGTTTATAGGAGAATTTGTGTGGAATTTTGCCGATTTCAAAACGGCTCAAA CGGTAACCCGTGTTGGAGGTAATAAAAAGGGTATCTTCACCCGCAATCGACAACCCAAGGCTGTGGCCCATCTATTACGCCAACGCTATTTTGCTTTGGGCCGTGAAGTGGATCAATGCAATTTCCCCGAAGATCTTTTCACTTACATTGCCGATGTGGGTCAATCGCGTAATGCCAAACACGATAATACCGATTTATAA
- the LOC142238526 gene encoding beta-glucuronidase isoform X4 encodes MGWGIRSFFKSLVILNKEITPSVGMLYPRESETREVRSLDGLWNFVKSDPTNPTQGVRDRWFADDLSRVQETIPMPVPASYNDITTENDLRDHVGTVWYDRKFFVPRSWADKQRVWLRFGSVHYEAFVYVNGEMAVRHEMGHLPFEAEITNFVKFGEENRITVMCDNALIQTTVPQGKITEVARDNGVAIVQTYSFDFFNYAGIHRSVHLYTTPLTYIEEMEITTDLSKDNSVGFVSYKVKTNGTASNEAENNLYVRIQLRNKEGVIVANETSNNELKGVLEVQKVMPWWPYLMHPEPGYLYQLEVFLHGVDNVLHDVYRIKVGIRTLSWNNTSFLINGKPVYFRGFGRHEDSDIRGKGLDLALMTRDFNLLKWIGANAYRTSHYPYSEESMQFADENGIMIIDECPSVDTENFKQELLDKHKSSMEQLIHRDRNHPSVVMWSIANEPRTNQLNAGSYFQYVANYTRELDPSRPVTAAIAVPSSDDKAAKYLDIISFNRYNGWYSNPGRLDMITKRVIDEATTWHKKHNKPVLMSEYGADTVEGLHLLPSYVWSEEYQSQLFSRHFKAFDQLRKESWFIGEFVWNFADFKTAQTVTRVGGNKKGIFTRNRQPKAVAHLLRQRYFALGREVDQCNFPEDLFTYIADVGQSRNAKHDNTDL; translated from the exons CACTGGTAATATTAAATAAAGAGATTACACCAAGCGTCGGTATGCTATATCCAAGAGAATCAGAGACCCGCGAGGTTCGCTCCCTAGATGGATTatggaattttgtaaaatcggATCCCACCAATCCCACGCAAGGTGTACGGGACAGATGGTTTGCCGATGACCTAAGTCGTGTGCAGGAAACTATTCCAATGCCTGTTCCGGCCAGTTATAATGATATAACCACCGAAAATGATCTGAGAGATCATGTGGGGACTGTATGGTATgatcgaaaattttttgtgcCACGTTCGTGGGCAGATAAACAGAGAGTATGGTTGCGATTTGGTAGTGTTCACTACGAGGCATTTGTG TATGTTAATGGCGAAATGGCGGTACGCCATGAAATGGGTCACTTACCATTTGAAGCAGAGATAacgaattttgtgaaatttggcGAAGAGAACCGTATAACGGTAATGTGTGATAATGCCCTTATACAAACCACTGTGCCTCAGGGTAAAATTACCGAAGTAGCCAG AGATAATGGCGTTGCGATAGTACAAACATATTCATTTGATTTCTTCAATTATGCTGGTATTCACCGATCTGTGCATTTATATACAACACCCTTGACATATATTGAAGAAATGGAAATAACCACAGACTTGTCAAAGGATAATAGTG TTGGATTTGTCTCGTACAAAGTCAAAACTAATGGTACTGCCTCAAACGAAgctgaaaataatttatatgtgCGTATTCAACTCCGCAATAAAGAAGGCGTAATTGTGGCCAATGAAACGTCCAATAATGAACTTAAGGGAGTTTTAGAAGTTCAAAAGGTTATGCCTTGGTGGCCGTATCTTATGCATCCTGAACCTGGTTATCTGTATCAGCTGGAAGTATttttacatggtgttgataatgTACTTCACGATGTCTATCGCATAAAAGTGGGTATAAGAACGTTAAGTTGGAATAATACCTCGTTCTTGATTAATGGCAAACCAGTGTATTTCCGGGGTTTTGGCCGACATGAAGATTCCGAT ATCCGTGGAAAAGGCTTAGATTTGGCTTTGATGACACGAGATTTTAATCTACTGAAATGGATTGGTGCTAATGCTTATCGTACTTCCCATTATCCTTATTCCGAAGAATCAATGCAATTTGCCGATGAGAATGGTATCATGATAATCGACGAATGTCCCAGTGTTGATACAGA AAATTTCAAACAGGAGTTATTGGACAAGCACAAATCATCTATGGAACAATTAATCCATAGAGATCGCAATCATCCCAGTGTTGTTATGTGGTCCATAGCCAATGAACCTCGAACAAATCAATTGAATGCTGGTTCATATTTCCA ATATGTAGCCAACTATACCAGGGAACTGGATCCTTCCCGGCCGGTTACTGCTGCCATAGCCGTGCCTTCATCAGATGATAAAGCT gcCAAATATTTAGATATAATTAGTTTTAATCGCTACAATGGCTGGTACAGTAATCCTGGACGGTTGGACATGATTACGAAACGTGTTATTGATGAGGCCACCACATGGCACAAAAAGCACAATAAACCAGTCCTAATGTCGGAATATGGTGCCGATACAGTTGAAGGACTACATTTG TTACCCTCATATGTCTGGTCCGAGGAGTATCAATCGCAATTGTTTTCCCGTCACTTTAAAGCATTTGATCAGCTGCGCAAAGAATCTTGGTTTATAGGAGAATTTGTGTGGAATTTTGCCGATTTCAAAACGGCTCAAA CGGTAACCCGTGTTGGAGGTAATAAAAAGGGTATCTTCACCCGCAATCGACAACCCAAGGCTGTGGCCCATCTATTACGCCAACGCTATTTTGCTTTGGGCCGTGAAGTGGATCAATGCAATTTCCCCGAAGATCTTTTCACTTACATTGCCGATGTGGGTCAATCGCGTAATGCCAAACACGATAATACCGATTTATAA
- the LOC142239196 gene encoding zinc finger HIT domain-containing protein 3, with amino-acid sequence MVCIVCQEETNKYKCPKCLGPYCSLKCYKGHKDSPECVDKVKEKDTHESDNQDEEDEPTIHEPFKTEDTVPKEKLQMLGDSMHLKNLLYNPHLRNLLTEIDTAPSAWKAIRAAMQEPLFLEFADECLKIVEPATEED; translated from the exons ATGGTTTGTATTGTGTGCCAAGAAGaaacaaataaatacaaatgtcCCAAGTGTCTTGGTCCTTA TTGTTCTCTAAAATGCTATAAAGGGCACAAAGATTCTCCAGAATGTGTGGATAAGGTGAAAGAAAAGGATACTCACGAATCAGACAACCAAGATGAAGAAGATGAACCAACAATACATGAACCATTTAAAACGGAAGATACCGTGCCTAAAGAGAAGCTACAAATGCTTG gagACAGCATGCACTTGAAGAATTTACTATACAATCCTCATTTAAGAAATCTTTTGACAGAAATCGATACCGCCCCCAGTGCCTGGAAGGCCATTAGAGCGGCCATGCAAGAACCGTTGTTTTTGGAATTTGCAGATGAATGTCTGAAAATAGTGGAGCCGGCTACAGAAGAAGACTGA